In Canis lupus familiaris isolate Mischka breed German Shepherd chromosome 9, alternate assembly UU_Cfam_GSD_1.0, whole genome shotgun sequence, a single window of DNA contains:
- the LOC119873228 gene encoding CMRF35-like molecule 7: MWLLSVLLLPVVQGSPALMAVSDAVSGPMRGSLTVQCRYEPGWETYNKWWCQGAEWKSCHILVQTDGSEREARGDRVSIKDNQKLRVFTVTMEELRWNNADTYWCGIERSGTDLGVEVKVTIDPVIVQCHYGPGWETFVKSWCPDADLNSCAILVQTTGSQLKKNQLSIDQKKQTFSMAIWGE; encoded by the exons ATGTGGCTTCTCTCAGTTCTGTTGCTTCCTGTCGTCCAAG GCTCACCTGCCCTCATGGCAGTGTCCGATGCAGTGAGtggcccaatgcggggctcactGACCGTGCAGTGTCGCTATGAACCCGGATGGGAGACTTACAATAAGTGGTGGTGTCAAGGAGCTGAGTGGAAAAGCTGCCATATCCTTGTTCAAACTGATGGATCAGAGAGGGAAGCAAGGGGTGACCGAGTGTCTATCAAGGACAATCAGAAACTGCGTGTGTTCACTGTGACCATGGAGGAGCTCAGGTGGAACAATGCAGACACCTACTGGTGTGGGATTGAGAGATCTGGAACTGACCTTGGGGTTGAAGTTAAAGTGACCATTGACCCAG TGATCGTGCAGTGTCACTATGGCCCAGGGTGGGAGACCTTTGTGAAGTCATGGTGTCCAGATGCTGATTTGAATAGTTGTGCCATCCTTGTTCAAACCACTGGATCACAGCTGAAGAAGAACCAGCTGTCCATCGATCAGAAAAAGCAAACATTCTCCATGGCCATATGGGGAGAGTAA